The window CGTTCGGATGATTCGATTCCCCTCAATTTCAGTCGCGCCGGGGCGTCATTTGATCCCGCGGACGAAGCCTCCCCACTCCCGGTGGTGTAATCTTCCCTCTGAGACCGAATCCGGGCGAACAGGAGACCTGACCGATGGATATCTCGCTTTTCCAGAATGAGCGGCTGCGCGGCTTCCGCTGTGAATGCTCAGGGCACGTGGCGGCCGGGTGGCGTCTCGAAAGCTACTGGGCCGAAGATGAGGCGGTCTGCACGTGGTACCCGCGGACCATCCCCGCGCTCAGCTCCCCGGAGGCGATCGAGGATCGGACCCTGGCGGATCTCATCGTCTGCCACTGCCTCGGGACGGCCGTGGCCGCCGCCCGCCTGGCCGACGGCCCGCAAGGCGACCCGGCGTCGAGAATCCGGTACGCGGCCGCCTCCCTGCGGATGACCTATCTCAGCCCGGCGACGGCCAACACCCCGCTCACGCTTCGGGCCAGGGTCCGGGAATTGGACGACGGCACCACGACGCTGACCTGCTCGTTGTTCACGGACGTCGAAGAAACCGCCCGAGGAGAAGTGGTCGCCGTTCGCGTTCCCGCCCCTTAACCCGGGTTGCCTCTTTTGCACCCCCGCGTCGGCGGGTCTCCGGCTCCCACCGTCGGGACAGGAGATCTTGCATGGGTGGCGAATCCCCGAAACCAAAGAACCCGGCTCGAGGATTGACCCGGGGGAAAGGAGGCCACGGATGCGCAAGCTCATGGCGGCCGTGGTCGTAGGTTTGACGGTTGGCATCCTAACGACAGCGGCGCTTGCATGCAACGATGCCTATAACACCAACCAACCGCAAAACGATCAGCCAATGGTCCAACAACCACTGCCGAACCACAGCTCGTAACCGGCACACGGAGCGTTCGAGTTAGGTCCTCTCGGCGGCCGGGGATCCCCGGCCGCCGAGAGGTTTCCCCTCCCCGATCGCGGCTCACCTGCGGCGTGGCGTTCTGGCCAGTCGACGAAAGGGTCCTCCCGTCAGGCGCGTCAGGATCCACTCCGTCCGCAGAGTGGCCCCCAACTGCTTATAAAATCGAATGGCGGGAGCGTTCTCCCTGAGCACGATCCATTCCATCCGCCCGCACCGCTTCCGCGCGGCGATGTGGGCCATGGCGATGAGCAATGCCTTGCCCGCCCCCTGGCGCCGGCAGCGGGACAGCACGAAGAGATCTTCAATGTAGAGCGTGGGGCGGCCGAGGAACGTCGAGTAGGCAAAGAAGTAGAGCGCGAACCCGATGGGTTCCCTTCCGCGCCAACAGAGCAGGGTATGAAAATACGGGCGCTGCCGGAACCCGTCCCGCCGGAGGCTCGACACGGTGGCCTTGACCTCGCGCCTCAGCCCTTCATACCGTGCCAGCCCTTGCACGAGCTTGAAGATCGTCGGTGCATCGCGGACGGTGCCGGTCCGGATTCGAAATGGCTGCCGGGCGGGAGCGCGCGCCGTATCGCTACCCCCGCCCAACGCCGCGTCGACGCATATGGAAGGAATGGGCATCCAACGTTGTCATCCTCCTCCCCCGCCCTTCAGGGTCGTGATCGTGGTGATCATGTCGAGGGGCCGCTCGGCAGGACAATGCGCCTAGCGTGCGATAGGGGTGTCCGTGCGGCCCCCCCATTCCGCCCACGACCCGTCGTACACGGCGGTGTGATCCCGACCGAGGAGGAAGAGGCCAAAGGCCAGCACCGCGGCGGTCACCCCGGAACCGCAACTCGCGATCGCCGGACGGTGCAGATCCAATCCGATCGCCTCGAACGCACCCCGCAGCCCTTCGACGGGCAGCAAGGCTCCATCGGGCCCGAACAGATGGTCATACGGGAGGTTGAAACTCCCCGGGATGTGGCCAGACCTAACCCCCGGGCGCGGCTCCGGCTCGGCCCCAACGAAGCGCCCGTGCGAGCGTGCGTCGACCACCTGCTCCCCCTGCCCCGACAGAGTTTGACGGACGCGATCAAGGTCGGCGGCAAGTTCCGACCGATAGCGCGCGTGGAACCGACACGCCTGAGGCCTTGGCTCGCCCGACTCGACCGGGCGGCCCTCCTCCCGCCAGCGGGGGAGGCCGCCGTCCAGCACCGCGACGTTATCGTGACCAAAGGCCCGAAAGGTCCACCAAACCCGTGCGGAGGCGACAAGGTGGCGGCCGCCGTAGACCACGACGCGATCCCCACCGGCGATACCGAGCGCCCCCACGGCCGCGGCGAAGGATTCCGCGTCCGGGAGCATGTGCGGGAGGGGCGTGCGTTGATCGGCGATCGCATCGATATCGAAAAATACGGCTCCGGGAATATGAGCCTGACAGAACTCGCCTCGAGCGTCACGGTGGAGGGTCGGCAAGTACCATGTGGCATCGATGACGCGGAGGTCACGCTCGCCCAGGTGCGAAGACAGCCATGCCGGGCTGACCGCCGGGTGTAAGGACTCCGTCATCGCTCCACTCCCGTCTCGGCGGAAACCTTTCCGTACACCATGTGTGTCCCCATCGGGGTCGCCCTCGCTTCCGCTGGGTGCGATCGAATCGGGGTGCCGTCGCCGGTCGAATCCCCGCGCGCCGGGCGCGCCCGCCTCCGAACACTGGCTGCCCGCATGATCAACCGGATGACGTTCGGCCACGTGGGGCCTTCTGTGCCCCCGCGGTTCATTAGCGGGCGATTCGGCTTTTCCTCTCGACAGAACCGATTAATCGTGGGCCCACGAAGTGGGATCCATCCCCGCTGGACAGCCACGCCCCGATCGGGTGCTGGCTCTACGGGCTGCGATCGGAACGCACCGGTTTGGACCCGCGGGAGGAGGGGTTTCCACCCTTCGTTTCCGGCCGCCGTCTCTTGCCCCTATCCGTGCTCCCCAAATATATCCGCGACCCTGCGGTCGAGGACAAAGATGATGATGCGTTCTCCTGTTCGAGTGCTGAGATCCGAGTGCACGCTGATGACGTTCGCTCCGGTGAGATGCTTGATGCGATCTTGCAAGGACGGCCTGAGGTCTTGGATCAGTCGATTGCGCGTGTCTTTGATTGATTTTCGGCCCGCAGGGGTCTTGGCTTGCTCATATTCCACGGGGGTCAGGTCTCTCAGCAGGCGCACAACGAGCAGGTCATCGACGAGATACGTCCGATATCCCTCAGGGCCACGTCCTATCCGCTCTTTGAGGGACCGGATGATCGTATGAACAATTTCCTCAGCAGCCTCTTGCTTCCGTCCTGACCCTGAGGACACGACCGTCCTCCTCCGAGGCCGAATCACTCACCTACGGAGTTTCACTAGCCGGACACGCAAGGTCCGGACATTACCGACCGACGTCCTGAGCCTTCACCTATTTATTCGGCTAAATTGACGCAAATCCTCTTCGGGAACTTGCCGGTATCGCAGCAGCCCGGAATCCGTGCGACCAGCAGGTGATTCCTTGCGGGGTTCTTCGGCCGTGGTTCGCCCTCCGAACGCCGCACCACCCCCCTACCCACGGCCCCTCCCCGCGCTTCCAGCACGATGTCTGTCGATGCGCGGTGACGATGGCTGATCGCGGCGCGACCGCAAAACGTGTGTGTGACGAACGCGACCCTCCCTACCCGGCGGGGAGGTCGGCCAAGACATTTCCCTGCTGATCGCCCAGCGCATGGATGATCCCCAGGACCTGTCCAATTTGGGCTCCGACGGTCCTGGCAAAGGGGAACAACTCCTCCGTCAGCGCCCTCGTACCACACATCATGGCGAGCACACCGAGGCGCTTGTTGTCGTGAAGAAGCGGGGCAATGAGTGCAGACTGTTCCGGCCGCTCGTCATTGTGTAAGATCCCCCGAGGCATGCGCAAGGGAACCACCGCGGGTATCCCCTCTTCAATCGCGCGGTGCAGGACCCGTGCGTGACCGAACAAATCCGCCACCCCGTCGTATGCCAACTGGGGAAACCCCAGTTGAACGCGAGGCTGCAGGGTCCCATCCGCGCCCATCAGGAAGATCACACCTCTGACGACCCCGACCGCGTGCAGCGTTCTCGTGAGGAGCTCTTCAAGAACACCATCCACTGAGCCGTGCCTGAGGGCATCCAAGAACGTGGACAGGACGGCCAACTCGGCCTCCCGTCGCATCAACCGTTGGCGGATGCTTGTATTGACCATCATCTGCCGATCAAGCTGTTGCGCCAGTCGGCGGGTGTAATCCGCTCCCAGCCCGTCCGAAATGGCGGTGGCAGGCGGAGGCGTCACGCCCAGCGTCAAACTGATGGCCGCGACGACCGATTGAAATCCGGGGTCCTTGATCACCAGGTCGTTGGCCCCCACTTCACGGGCGAGTTGACGATCGACCTCCTCGTTGTACGCCGAGGAGTAGAGTAACACGGGGACGTGGGAGAGTTTGGCGTCTTTCCGGACTGCCAGACAAAATTGAAACCCATCCATTTGCGGCATCAACACATCCGAGAGGATCAGATCGGGCGGACTCTGATGCGCGCGGGTGAGGGCTTCGGTCGCATCGGAGGTTCCCACAACCCCAAACCCCGCATGCTCCAGGCGCGTCTTCACCAGGCTGAGATGGATCGGGTCGTCGTCAACGACGAGGACCCGCTCCCCCGTCCCTATCCGTTCCAGACCATCCTTGGGCGGCAGGTAGGTATCGATGGTTTCGAGGAGGTGCGACGTTGTGATCGGTTTGAATAAGTAATCGGTACATCCCACTTCGATGCTCCGAGCCTCCTCGGCCCCGGTCATCACTCCCGTATAGGCGATAATCGGGACGTCAACGCCGCCCGGCAGGCTGCGAATCTTCTGAATGAGGTTGAATCCATCGATGTCCGAAAGCACAAGATCCACAATGATCAGGTCCGGGTGCTGCGTCATCAATTCGAGCACGTGACGTCCATCTCGAGCTTCCAGCACAGCGTACCCGGCCTTCTCCAACGCGACACGAATATCTTTGAGCCCTAAGGGGTGACCCTCAACGACCAAAATGGTGTAGGGGTTCAAATCGACCGATCGCTCAAACATCAACGCACCCCCCCTGGAGCATCTGCAAAAGGATCTCCCGGCGGTTTGGCCGGAACGCGCGTGCGGGGGTACTTGCTGTGTCGCGGGAATGAGACGGTCCGGCAGACCCGGCAGCGTGCGGCGGTGGGCTCAAAAGGATCGTGGGACGCCATACGTGGTCGGCACTTCGCCGTCGAGGGCCCTCTCGGGCTCCTGTGCGCCGCGGCGCCGGGAAAATCCCCATTGGTATGGAGCGAAGCAAGAAGAAGGATGCAACACTCGAAGAATATGGCCGCGAGATGAGAGCACCTCCCACAGTGGCATCAACCAGCGAGTACGCCTCGACTGGCTCACCGTGGGCGGACATGCTGCCAAGGGTGGCAGCCCTCCCACCTCGCCATCCAGCCGTGATTCCAGGCCATCGAACCGCCTGGCCAGGGGCTTCTCGGGAGCCTCGTTGGTGGACGTGCTCCGCGACGAGCCCTGCTGTACCGGGAGTGTACCCTCCTTTGGGCCTTCTTAGACCTATGCCAGGCCTGGTTTCAGGCACTGGAGAGGCCTGAAACCGAGCTCGGGGTGAGACCGATAGGCCGGTCCCGTTACCCCTTCGGCGATTGGCTCGACGATCGGCAGTGCTGGCAGATCGACGGCGCACCGGCACAGCCCCACGTCACCCCGTCTGCGAAACCGCGGCAACTTCAGACGGAACCGTATACAGGAATCGTATGAGTCCAATAGAAGGGGCGAACACGCGGGGGATCATCCCTCGCTACAGCGGAACGGCAAGGAGGGCGTTGTGCGACGCTCATTAGGCGGGGGGAGGCGGAAACCATGGCACATGTCGAGCAACGATTGAAGGACCTGGGCATCGTCTTGCCAGATTTCGGTCCGGTAGGCTATTACGGCACAAGTTACGGCAAGATGAAGGCCCACCATCAGGTCGGCAGCATCCTGTTCTTGAGTGGACACGTGCCTGAGCGAAACGGAACCATCTTGCACCCGGGTAGACTCGGAGATACTGTGACCGTTGATCAAGGCTATGAAGCCGCGGGGCTGGCTGCGGTTAACAGTCTCGCGGGGATTAAGCAGGCGGTCGGGAATCTCGATCGAATCGTGAGTATTGTGCGCTCCCTGTGTTTCGTCGTCTGCACCCCTTCGTTCTACGATGTGCACAAGGTGTCGAGCGGAGCCACCGACCTGTTCGCCGAGGTGTTAGCCGATCGGGGCGTTGGGGGGCGGGCCACTATCGGTGTGACCAGTCTTGCCAAGAACCATTGCTTCGAACTTTGGCTGACCGTGGAAATTGAGTAACCGGATCAGCCGATTCGCCGGCCGTTTCTTCACCGCAGCGATCCCCGATGGGTACCCGTCCGGCAACCCGGGGGCCGCGGCGCCCCGCCAGATCGGCGGGCTTCCTAAGAGCTGATTTTGCCATCGGTGATACGCAAGCCTGAACGGGAAGCGCGCCGTGGATCCTGGGCCATCGAATCACCGGCGAGGGCAGCCGGCCCACGCGCATCGAAGCCCACTTCCTCGGGGGGCGATTCACGCGCCGGGGCGTTCTCATCGGCGAGGACTTTATGCCCGGGTCGAACATGCCGAACAATAGGGCAATGCCTCCTAATCTCTTGGGCATCTCAGGAATTTCAGGTAGAAGTCCGGCCCGGAAGCGGTACCGCACCC of the bacterium genome contains:
- a CDS encoding hotdog domain-containing protein codes for the protein MDISLFQNERLRGFRCECSGHVAAGWRLESYWAEDEAVCTWYPRTIPALSSPEAIEDRTLADLIVCHCLGTAVAAARLADGPQGDPASRIRYAAASLRMTYLSPATANTPLTLRARVRELDDGTTTLTCSLFTDVEETARGEVVAVRVPAP
- a CDS encoding Na-translocating system protein MpsC family protein; protein product: MSSGSGRKQEAAEEIVHTIIRSLKERIGRGPEGYRTYLVDDLLVVRLLRDLTPVEYEQAKTPAGRKSIKDTRNRLIQDLRPSLQDRIKHLTGANVISVHSDLSTRTGERIIIFVLDRRVADIFGEHG
- a CDS encoding RidA family protein, with the translated sequence MAHVEQRLKDLGIVLPDFGPVGYYGTSYGKMKAHHQVGSILFLSGHVPERNGTILHPGRLGDTVTVDQGYEAAGLAAVNSLAGIKQAVGNLDRIVSIVRSLCFVVCTPSFYDVHKVSSGATDLFAEVLADRGVGGRATIGVTSLAKNHCFELWLTVEIE
- a CDS encoding response regulator, with the protein product MFERSVDLNPYTILVVEGHPLGLKDIRVALEKAGYAVLEARDGRHVLELMTQHPDLIIVDLVLSDIDGFNLIQKIRSLPGGVDVPIIAYTGVMTGAEEARSIEVGCTDYLFKPITTSHLLETIDTYLPPKDGLERIGTGERVLVVDDDPIHLSLVKTRLEHAGFGVVGTSDATEALTRAHQSPPDLILSDVLMPQMDGFQFCLAVRKDAKLSHVPVLLYSSAYNEEVDRQLAREVGANDLVIKDPGFQSVVAAISLTLGVTPPPATAISDGLGADYTRRLAQQLDRQMMVNTSIRQRLMRREAELAVLSTFLDALRHGSVDGVLEELLTRTLHAVGVVRGVIFLMGADGTLQPRVQLGFPQLAYDGVADLFGHARVLHRAIEEGIPAVVPLRMPRGILHNDERPEQSALIAPLLHDNKRLGVLAMMCGTRALTEELFPFARTVGAQIGQVLGIIHALGDQQGNVLADLPAG
- the sseA gene encoding 3-mercaptopyruvate sulfurtransferase → MTESLHPAVSPAWLSSHLGERDLRVIDATWYLPTLHRDARGEFCQAHIPGAVFFDIDAIADQRTPLPHMLPDAESFAAAVGALGIAGGDRVVVYGGRHLVASARVWWTFRAFGHDNVAVLDGGLPRWREEGRPVESGEPRPQACRFHARYRSELAADLDRVRQTLSGQGEQVVDARSHGRFVGAEPEPRPGVRSGHIPGSFNLPYDHLFGPDGALLPVEGLRGAFEAIGLDLHRPAIASCGSGVTAAVLAFGLFLLGRDHTAVYDGSWAEWGGRTDTPIAR
- a CDS encoding GNAT family N-acetyltransferase, which translates into the protein MPIPSICVDAALGGGSDTARAPARQPFRIRTGTVRDAPTIFKLVQGLARYEGLRREVKATVSSLRRDGFRQRPYFHTLLCWRGREPIGFALYFFAYSTFLGRPTLYIEDLFVLSRCRRQGAGKALLIAMAHIAARKRCGRMEWIVLRENAPAIRFYKQLGATLRTEWILTRLTGGPFRRLARTPRRR